A DNA window from Nitratidesulfovibrio sp. SRB-5 contains the following coding sequences:
- a CDS encoding sigma-54-dependent transcriptional regulator has translation MSTATILIVDDDAAHRSMLRTMLRGWGYATEEADDGDSAVDKVRQRAWDAVLMDVRMARMDGIAALHHILDWNPATPVLIMTAFSSVDTAVEALRTGAYDYLIKPLDFDVLRHTLERALDHTRLASENRELRERLSSQGGAGAPGAPHGIIGRSAPMHELVEMIATVAPSEATVLITGESGTGKELVARALHAASHRSSRPLVTVNCAALTETLLESELFGHERGAFTGADRRREGRFVQADGGTLFLDEIGEMPLTLQAKLLRALQQGEVQRVGSDTPLTVDVRVIAATNRDLREEAAAGRFREDLYYRLNVIAVHVPALRERAGDVPLLAAFFLDRYTEKNRKHLKGFTPQAMDMLLRHDWPGNVRELENAIERAVILATGDYVTERELPLHFGGGGNGTAGSGGDSGSGANAGAGAGNATADGDGLAPYAGLSLEDLERRAIIATLRETGDNKSEAARRLGITRATLHNKLKKYDLE, from the coding sequence ATGAGCACCGCCACCATCCTCATCGTGGACGACGACGCGGCGCACCGCTCCATGCTGCGCACCATGTTGCGCGGCTGGGGCTACGCCACCGAAGAGGCCGACGACGGCGATTCCGCCGTGGACAAGGTGCGCCAGCGCGCCTGGGACGCCGTGCTCATGGACGTGCGCATGGCCCGCATGGACGGCATAGCGGCGCTGCACCACATCCTGGACTGGAACCCGGCCACGCCCGTGCTGATCATGACGGCCTTCTCGTCGGTGGATACCGCCGTGGAGGCACTGCGCACCGGGGCCTACGACTACCTGATCAAGCCGCTGGATTTCGACGTGCTGCGCCACACCTTGGAACGGGCGCTGGATCACACCCGCCTGGCCAGCGAAAACCGCGAACTGCGCGAGCGGCTGTCGTCGCAGGGTGGGGCGGGGGCGCCGGGCGCGCCGCACGGCATCATCGGTCGCAGCGCGCCCATGCACGAACTGGTGGAGATGATCGCCACGGTGGCCCCGTCCGAGGCCACCGTGCTCATTACAGGCGAATCGGGCACCGGCAAGGAACTGGTGGCCCGCGCCCTGCACGCGGCCAGTCACCGGAGCAGCCGTCCGCTGGTCACCGTGAACTGCGCCGCGCTGACCGAAACCCTGCTGGAATCGGAACTGTTCGGCCACGAGCGCGGGGCCTTCACCGGGGCCGACCGGCGGCGCGAAGGGCGCTTCGTGCAGGCCGACGGCGGCACCCTGTTTCTGGACGAGATAGGCGAAATGCCCCTGACGTTGCAGGCAAAACTGCTGCGCGCCCTGCAACAGGGCGAGGTGCAGCGGGTGGGCAGCGACACGCCGCTCACCGTGGACGTGCGGGTCATTGCCGCCACCAACCGAGACTTGCGCGAAGAGGCGGCGGCGGGGCGGTTCAGGGAAGACCTGTACTACCGGCTCAACGTCATTGCCGTGCACGTGCCCGCCCTGCGCGAGCGCGCGGGCGACGTGCCCCTGCTGGCCGCGTTCTTCCTGGATCGGTACACCGAAAAGAACCGCAAGCACCTCAAGGGGTTCACCCCGCAGGCCATGGATATGCTGCTGCGCCACGACTGGCCGGGCAACGTGCGCGAACTGGAAAACGCCATCGAGCGCGCCGTGATTCTGGCCACCGGCGACTACGTGACCGAGCGCGAACTGCCGCTGCATTTCGGAGGCGGAGGGAACGGGACTGCCGGAAGCGGCGGAGACAGCGGAAGCGGTGCAAACGCCGGGGCGGGTGCGGGGAACGCCACCGCCGACGGCGACGGGCTGGCCCCCTATGCCGGGCTGTCGCTGGAGGATCTGGAACGCCGGGCCATCATCGCCACCCTGCGCGAAACCGGCGACAACAAGAGCGAGGCCGCGCGCCGTCTGGGCATCACCCGCGCCACCCTGCACAACAAACTGAAGAAGTACGATCTGGAGTAG
- a CDS encoding ABC transporter permease, whose amino-acid sequence MHDRTTASPPARTSGQPDRYDRHSAQSGPLALLHRLLALIAKEFLTLLKDPKSRTVVILPPLLQTIIFGYAATFDLVDVPCAIYDEDRSAASRELAARVAGSPTFRVVEYLHRDADMARLLDAGQVRLVLRIGQGFERALTLRGGVGQPVAADAGSGGDSSGTAATSTVPAPAPSVAPSQAVVQAIADGRNSNTAGLALNYMASIVDDYGARYVAAHGGQPRPSTLLTRAWHNPNLLSRWFFVPGIVVMVTMVVTLIITALSVAREREQGTFDQMLVTPYRPTELLIGKAAPGFLVGLFEASLIVAMAVFWFGVPLRGSLLTLYAGLVLFLFSVVGIGLMISSLSVTMQQGLLGMFLFTMPAAILSGFATPIANMAEPVQWLTLVNPMRYILIVVRGVFLEGADLTLLAPQLWPLALIGAVCMAAAGWLFRHRIQ is encoded by the coding sequence ATGCACGACCGCACCACCGCATCCCCCCCCGCGCGCACTTCCGGCCAGCCTGACCGGTACGACCGCCACTCCGCGCAGTCCGGCCCGCTGGCCCTGCTGCACCGCCTGCTGGCGCTCATCGCCAAGGAATTCCTGACCCTGCTGAAAGACCCCAAAAGCCGCACCGTGGTCATCCTGCCGCCGCTGCTCCAGACCATCATCTTCGGCTATGCCGCCACCTTCGACCTGGTGGACGTGCCCTGCGCCATCTACGACGAGGACCGCAGCGCGGCCTCGCGCGAACTGGCCGCGCGGGTGGCCGGGTCGCCCACCTTCCGCGTGGTGGAATACCTGCACCGCGATGCGGACATGGCCCGACTGCTCGACGCCGGACAGGTACGGCTGGTGCTGCGCATCGGGCAGGGCTTCGAGCGCGCCCTGACCCTGCGCGGCGGGGTGGGGCAACCGGTCGCCGCCGATGCGGGCAGCGGCGGGGATTCTTCCGGCACCGCCGCGACCTCCACCGTCCCTGCCCCTGCCCCGTCCGTGGCCCCCTCGCAGGCAGTGGTCCAGGCCATCGCCGATGGCCGCAACTCCAATACCGCCGGGCTTGCCCTCAACTACATGGCCTCCATCGTGGACGACTATGGCGCGCGTTACGTGGCCGCCCACGGCGGGCAACCCCGGCCCTCCACGCTGCTGACGCGGGCGTGGCACAACCCCAACCTGCTCAGCCGGTGGTTTTTCGTGCCGGGCATCGTGGTCATGGTGACCATGGTGGTCACGCTGATAATCACCGCCCTGTCCGTGGCCCGCGAGCGCGAACAGGGCACCTTCGACCAGATGCTGGTCACCCCCTACCGGCCCACGGAACTGCTGATCGGCAAGGCGGCCCCCGGCTTTCTGGTGGGGCTGTTCGAGGCCTCGCTCATCGTGGCCATGGCGGTGTTCTGGTTCGGGGTGCCCCTGCGCGGCAGCCTGCTGACCCTGTACGCCGGGCTGGTGCTGTTCCTGTTCTCGGTGGTGGGCATCGGCCTGATGATCTCGTCCCTGTCCGTGACCATGCAACAGGGGCTGCTGGGCATGTTCCTGTTCACCATGCCCGCCGCCATCCTTTCCGGCTTCGCCACGCCCATCGCCAACATGGCCGAGCCGGTGCAGTGGCTGACCCTGGTGAACCCCATGCGCTACATACTCATCGTGGTGCGGGGGGTGTTTCTGGAAGGGGCGGACCTGACACTGCTGGCCCCGCAGTTGTGGCCGCTGGCGCTCATCGGCGCGGTGTGCATGGCCGCCGCCGGGTGGCTGTTCCGGCACCGCATCCAGTAG
- a CDS encoding glycosyltransferase family 2 protein, giving the protein MHAPHISVVVPNHNYGRFLDRFFGSLAAQTFSPDAVEVVFVDDASSDDSVQRARGWQADGPWAAFRVLALPRVGRPGPVRNAGAKAARGSFLLFCDPDDYLAPDFLRHTHAALTEPCGPDEQTRAPGPLPGPHIACVDYIEESPAGSRVVRVPDFHPDLLRTQNLFPTTSLMRREVWQASRGFRTATTYEDWDFWVQAAMAGFGVVRVAQPLLHYVFHDANYSHAARADDGRAKARIVRDNPSFFESEVRAWARALLCGEPWAVPFTRGVIPRAADIRALRELFMARMGAVRAGEIFSRAGL; this is encoded by the coding sequence ATGCACGCGCCGCACATTTCCGTGGTGGTGCCCAACCACAACTACGGACGCTTTCTCGACCGCTTCTTCGGCTCGCTGGCCGCGCAGACCTTTTCGCCCGACGCGGTGGAAGTGGTCTTCGTGGATGATGCCAGCAGCGACGATTCGGTCCAGCGTGCCCGCGGCTGGCAGGCCGACGGCCCGTGGGCGGCGTTTCGCGTGCTGGCCCTGCCACGCGTGGGCAGGCCCGGCCCGGTGCGCAACGCCGGGGCAAAGGCCGCGCGTGGCTCCTTCCTGCTGTTCTGCGACCCGGACGACTACCTGGCCCCGGACTTTCTGCGTCATACCCACGCTGCCCTGACGGAGCCCTGCGGGCCGGACGAGCAAACCCGCGCCCCCGGCCCCCTGCCCGGTCCGCACATCGCCTGCGTGGACTACATCGAGGAATCACCCGCCGGATCGCGGGTGGTGCGGGTGCCGGACTTTCATCCGGACCTGTTGCGCACCCAGAACCTGTTCCCCACCACGTCGCTGATGCGGCGCGAGGTGTGGCAGGCCAGCCGGGGCTTTCGCACCGCAACGACATACGAGGACTGGGACTTCTGGGTGCAGGCGGCCATGGCAGGGTTCGGCGTGGTGCGCGTGGCGCAGCCGCTGCTGCACTACGTTTTCCATGACGCCAACTACTCGCACGCGGCCCGCGCCGACGACGGCAGGGCCAAGGCGCGCATCGTGCGCGACAACCCATCCTTCTTCGAATCCGAGGTGCGGGCCTGGGCGCGCGCCCTGCTGTGCGGCGAGCCGTGGGCCGTCCCCTTCACGCGGGGGGTCATTCCCCGCGCCGCCGACATCCGCGCCCTGCGCGAACTGTTCATGGCCCGCATGGGCGCAGTGCGGGCGGGAGAGATTTTCTCCCGCGCGGGCCTGTAG
- a CDS encoding PaaI family thioesterase gives MSTPPSGTPSAPHAAAAAGSGTPASPPAPAPDGDMEHVRRFIAERDMFAKHLGIEITEAARGYARAVMPLDAHHRNGVGMAHGGAIFAVADLAFAVACNTRGRVSVNLNTSISFLAPGKRGPLTAEAREISAARRVATYEIRITDGEGTLIAICQATAYSKDQPVPGMDSAGKSRSAD, from the coding sequence ATGTCCACTCCCCCGTCCGGCACACCGTCCGCGCCGCATGCCGCAGCCGCCGCCGGTTCCGGTACCCCCGCATCCCCTCCTGCGCCCGCTCCTGATGGCGACATGGAACACGTCCGCCGGTTCATCGCCGAGCGCGACATGTTCGCCAAGCACCTGGGCATCGAGATCACCGAGGCCGCGCGCGGCTACGCCCGCGCCGTCATGCCCCTGGATGCGCACCACCGCAACGGCGTGGGCATGGCCCACGGCGGGGCCATCTTTGCCGTGGCCGACCTGGCCTTTGCCGTGGCCTGCAACACGCGGGGCAGGGTCAGCGTGAACCTGAACACCTCCATCTCGTTCCTGGCGCCCGGCAAGCGCGGGCCGCTGACGGCCGAGGCGCGCGAGATCAGCGCCGCCCGGCGGGTGGCCACCTACGAAATCCGCATCACCGACGGCGAAGGCACGCTCATCGCCATCTGCCAGGCCACCGCCTACAGCAAGGACCAGCCGGTGCCCGGCATGGATTCCGCCGGCAAATCCCGGAGCGCGGACTAG
- a CDS encoding LysE family translocator, with product MTIHSLAALAVALFILAITPGPGVFAVLSAALGRGLPTALALTAGIICGDMVFLLLAMAGLTVLAESMGELFLVVRLGGAAYLIWLGIGLWRGAATARPHAAPGEAASENPAPGAGSACDTAPLAPPTRLRLLRLLRTACGGLALTLGNPKVIVFYVGFLPTFVDMRTLDATGAALVAATTVAVVGCVLGGYAVMAARARRMLSTPRATRLLHRGAGAVMVGTGAAIATR from the coding sequence ATGACCATCCATTCCCTTGCCGCCCTGGCCGTGGCCCTGTTCATCCTGGCCATCACACCCGGCCCCGGCGTGTTCGCCGTGCTGTCCGCCGCCCTGGGGCGCGGCCTGCCCACGGCGCTGGCCCTTACGGCGGGCATCATCTGCGGCGACATGGTCTTTCTGCTGCTGGCCATGGCCGGGCTGACCGTGCTGGCGGAAAGCATGGGCGAGCTGTTCCTGGTGGTGCGCCTTGGCGGCGCGGCCTACCTGATCTGGCTGGGCATCGGCCTGTGGCGCGGCGCGGCCACGGCCCGGCCCCACGCCGCGCCCGGAGAAGCGGCGTCGGAGAATCCTGCCCCCGGCGCGGGCTCCGCGTGCGACACCGCGCCTCTGGCCCCGCCAACACGATTGCGCCTGTTACGCCTGTTGCGCACCGCCTGCGGCGGCCTGGCCCTGACCCTCGGCAACCCCAAGGTCATCGTCTTCTACGTGGGTTTTCTGCCCACCTTCGTGGACATGCGCACACTGGACGCCACGGGAGCCGCGCTGGTGGCCGCCACCACGGTTGCCGTGGTGGGCTGCGTGCTGGGCGGCTACGCGGTGATGGCCGCGCGCGCCCGGCGCATGCTGTCCACCCCGCGCGCCACCCGGCTGCTGCATCGCGGCGCGGGCGCGGTAATGGTGGGCACGGGCGCGGCCATCGCCACCCGCTGA
- the ald gene encoding alanine dehydrogenase: MIVGILKEIKKEENRVAMTPAGVEVMVHAGHTLLVEKNAGAGSGFADEAYVEAGATIVATPAEIYAKSDMVMHVKEPQASEYGMIRPGQIVFTYLHLAADEPQTQALIKSGAVCIAYETIQKADGSLPLLTPMSEVAGRMAIQQGAKYLEMAQGGNGVLLGGVPGVDPGTVVVIGGGVVGTHAARMACGLGAKVYILDMNLDRLRHLSEVMPSNCFPLMSSPATVRKLVREADVVVGAVLVTGAKAPKLVTRDMLKTMKKGAVMVDVAIDQGGCFETSKATTHTDPTFVVDGVVHYCVANMPGAVAKTSTLALTNATLPYALTIANKGWKRAMQDSCEIAKGANVIDGKITFKGVAEAFGLDYVSVDTFLN; the protein is encoded by the coding sequence ATGATCGTTGGCATCCTGAAGGAGATCAAGAAGGAAGAAAACCGCGTCGCCATGACCCCCGCCGGGGTCGAGGTGATGGTGCACGCCGGGCACACCCTGCTGGTGGAAAAGAACGCCGGTGCGGGCAGCGGCTTTGCCGACGAAGCCTACGTGGAAGCGGGCGCCACCATCGTGGCCACCCCGGCCGAAATTTACGCCAAGTCCGACATGGTCATGCACGTCAAGGAGCCGCAGGCGTCCGAATACGGCATGATCCGCCCCGGCCAGATCGTGTTCACCTACCTGCACCTTGCCGCCGACGAACCGCAGACCCAGGCCCTGATCAAGAGCGGCGCGGTGTGCATCGCCTACGAAACCATCCAGAAGGCCGACGGCAGCCTGCCCCTGCTCACCCCCATGAGCGAAGTGGCTGGCCGCATGGCCATCCAGCAGGGCGCCAAGTACCTGGAAATGGCCCAGGGCGGCAACGGCGTGCTGCTGGGCGGCGTGCCCGGCGTGGACCCCGGCACCGTGGTGGTCATCGGCGGCGGCGTGGTGGGCACCCATGCGGCCCGCATGGCCTGCGGCCTGGGCGCCAAGGTGTACATCCTGGACATGAACCTGGACCGCCTGCGCCACCTCAGCGAAGTGATGCCCTCCAACTGCTTCCCGCTCATGTCTTCCCCGGCCACCGTGCGCAAGCTGGTGCGCGAGGCCGACGTGGTGGTGGGCGCGGTGCTGGTTACCGGCGCCAAGGCCCCCAAGCTGGTCACCCGCGACATGCTGAAGACCATGAAGAAGGGCGCCGTGATGGTGGACGTGGCCATCGACCAGGGCGGCTGCTTCGAAACCTCGAAGGCCACCACCCATACCGACCCCACCTTCGTGGTGGACGGCGTGGTGCACTACTGCGTGGCTAACATGCCCGGCGCGGTGGCCAAGACCTCTACCCTGGCCCTGACCAACGCCACCCTGCCCTACGCGCTGACCATCGCCAACAAGGGCTGGAAGCGCGCCATGCAGGACAGCTGCGAAATCGCCAAGGGCGCCAACGTCATCGACGGCAAGATCACCTTCAAGGGCGTGGCCGAGGCCTTTGGCCTGGACTACGTTTCCGTGGATACCTTCCTGAATTAG
- a CDS encoding ATP-binding protein has protein sequence MPKDNASNTIRTDSTDAAPPAAREGQSGLFGRGGRGGRRGGGESLPSPWLIIGATVALALVLAVLTVLNHDGEQESMRRILSEKGASLIRAFEAGARTGLRGRTGGELRLQILLEEMADQPDIQFIAVTDRQGVVLAHSDPQWVGRSLADPATMEALAVPPPPAPLGRDGRDGRDGRDGGDVRQQPRDEVGWRLMEAGGQRAFLVYRTFIPLRPTARHMGMGGHMMGHGMRSPESGMGSMPGWLRREMEADTLAERDAPPPVIIVALDTAPFDAARASDRQHTLVMLSILALLGGAGVLSLLWSRHARASRRLVRQAQSFALHVVTSLPDGLVVLDGAGRVATCNAAARDLLRLGGAVPAGAAPEAVLPAPLAELAGRLTGGAPDGGDADAAPSLGAEVTLDCPVVGGPPVPMSVRGVRIAAGDAADAGAILILRDLREVRRLQDEVRRREKLAAIGSLAAGVAHELRNPLSSIKGYATYFGSRFDEGSEDREAARVMVQEVERLNRVISDLIGLARPSDIAPRPVDAGFLVHHVLRLVRQDAAHRGVTVRVEPDGAPEGVPDNALAGAQDGAVGSLPRALLDPDRFSQALLNVFLNALEAMPSGGELSVRLAAAPGNRIAVAVRDTGTGIAPEHLATIFDPYFTTKSQGTGLGLAIVHKIVEAHGGEVSLRSALGQGTEITFLLPAEQATGQGHAQDAAGPGADDAASATAPAASPAAPSASGASSTSGARAASTRVGNPAKDDKP, from the coding sequence ATGCCGAAGGACAACGCAAGCAATACGATCAGGACGGACAGCACGGACGCGGCCCCGCCTGCCGCACGCGAGGGCCAATCTGGCCTGTTCGGGCGTGGCGGGCGCGGCGGCCGTCGGGGCGGGGGTGAAAGCCTGCCCTCGCCGTGGCTGATCATCGGGGCCACGGTTGCCCTGGCCCTGGTGCTGGCCGTGCTTACCGTGCTGAACCATGATGGCGAGCAGGAATCCATGCGCCGCATCCTGTCCGAAAAGGGCGCTTCGCTGATCCGGGCCTTCGAGGCCGGTGCGCGCACCGGCCTGCGCGGGCGCACCGGGGGCGAGCTGCGCTTGCAGATATTGCTGGAGGAAATGGCCGACCAGCCGGACATCCAGTTCATCGCCGTCACCGACAGGCAGGGCGTGGTGCTGGCCCACAGCGACCCGCAGTGGGTTGGCCGCTCCCTGGCCGACCCGGCCACCATGGAGGCCCTGGCCGTGCCCCCGCCGCCCGCTCCTTTGGGGCGCGACGGGCGCGACGGGCGCGATGGGCGCGATGGGGGGGACGTGCGCCAGCAACCCCGCGACGAGGTAGGCTGGCGGCTGATGGAGGCGGGCGGCCAGCGCGCCTTTCTGGTGTACCGCACCTTCATTCCCTTGCGGCCCACGGCGCGCCATATGGGCATGGGCGGCCACATGATGGGCCACGGCATGCGCAGCCCGGAATCCGGCATGGGGTCCATGCCCGGCTGGCTGCGCCGCGAGATGGAGGCCGACACGCTGGCCGAGCGCGACGCCCCGCCCCCGGTCATCATCGTGGCGCTGGACACGGCCCCCTTCGATGCGGCCCGCGCGTCCGACCGCCAGCATACCCTGGTCATGCTGTCCATTCTGGCCCTGCTGGGCGGGGCCGGTGTGCTTTCGCTGCTGTGGTCGCGCCATGCCCGCGCCTCGCGGCGGCTGGTGCGGCAGGCCCAGTCCTTCGCCCTGCACGTGGTCACCAGCCTGCCCGACGGGCTGGTGGTGCTGGACGGCGCGGGCCGCGTGGCCACCTGCAACGCGGCGGCGCGCGACCTGTTGCGTCTGGGCGGTGCGGTGCCCGCCGGGGCCGCGCCGGAAGCGGTGCTGCCCGCCCCGCTGGCGGAGCTGGCCGGGCGGTTGACCGGCGGTGCGCCGGACGGCGGGGACGCCGATGCCGCCCCGTCCCTGGGGGCGGAGGTGACCCTGGACTGCCCCGTGGTGGGCGGCCCGCCCGTGCCCATGAGCGTGCGCGGGGTGCGCATTGCCGCCGGGGATGCCGCCGATGCCGGGGCCATCCTGATCCTGCGCGACCTGCGCGAGGTGCGCCGCCTGCAAGACGAGGTGCGCCGCCGTGAAAAGCTGGCCGCCATCGGCAGCCTGGCCGCCGGGGTGGCCCACGAGCTGCGCAACCCGCTCAGCTCCATCAAGGGCTACGCCACCTATTTCGGCAGCCGCTTCGACGAGGGCAGCGAAGACCGCGAGGCGGCGCGGGTGATGGTGCAGGAGGTGGAACGGCTGAACCGGGTCATCTCCGACCTCATCGGGCTGGCCCGGCCCTCGGACATCGCCCCCCGCCCGGTGGACGCCGGATTCCTGGTGCACCACGTGCTGCGGCTGGTGCGGCAGGACGCCGCCCACCGGGGCGTGACCGTGCGGGTGGAGCCCGACGGCGCCCCGGAAGGTGTCCCGGACAATGCACTGGCCGGTGCGCAGGACGGCGCGGTCGGCAGCCTGCCCCGCGCGCTTCTGGACCCGGACCGCTTCTCGCAGGCGCTGCTCAATGTGTTCCTGAACGCGCTGGAGGCCATGCCGAGCGGCGGGGAGCTGTCCGTGCGCCTTGCCGCCGCGCCGGGCAACCGCATTGCGGTTGCGGTGCGCGACACGGGCACCGGCATCGCGCCGGAGCATCTGGCCACCATCTTCGACCCCTATTTCACCACCAAAAGTCAGGGCACGGGCCTCGGCCTCGCCATCGTGCACAAGATCGTGGAGGCTCACGGCGGCGAGGTTTCGCTGCGGTCCGCCCTCGGTCAGGGCACGGAGATCACCTTTCTGCTGCCCGCCGAGCAGGCGACGGGGCAGGGGCACGCGCAGGACGCGGCAGGCCCCGGCGCGGATGATGCCGCTTCCGCCACCGCCCCGGCGGCATCCCCCGCCGCGCCCTCCGCATCCGGTGCGTCCTCGACATCCGGCGCGCGCGCAGCTTCAACCCGGGTCGGCAATCCCGCAAAGGATGACAAGCCATGA
- a CDS encoding sigma-54 interaction domain-containing protein, protein MKLRMECIFRDRVGIVSDLSSLLAGQALSIVSMEVERRPGGAAATPSTCAISGLTPGPASAPSPVPAPAHAPAPGMDRAFVYLEADSSRDVDRAALFETLGRIPDLLEFRIVDTLPAEERANRFLVLLDNLRDGVLSIDAEGRVTSINKVAREAYGCAGAPGVSGTSGSPGGTPAADLSGLPLDALGLPDRGILDCLSGRELVDAKREVATPGGGRLQFFVTRRPIRDGEGRIIGAVEVARDMREIRKLARSITEPAQVTFGDIVGQHPAIGFAISFARRVAAADSIIAIRGESGTGKELFARAIHTASGRQGPFVPVNCAALPEQLLESELFGYEAGAFTGGRREGKPGLFETARGGTVLLDEIGDMPLASQAKMLRVMQEGSVRRVGGTAEVPVDVRIITATNRTLERLVEEGRFRQDLYYRINVLPIHIPPLKERPEDIAVLAEHFLLGLAARLGGPVRTLSPGALARLAGHHWPGNVRELKNVVERAAILCPDDAVGARFILFAHELEGGLFGESARLADGVADTVADAAALASGHEHHGDGEGRLKDMIAVFEKRIIVDAVAAAGSVRKAARKLGISHTALLDKLRRHGLRMV, encoded by the coding sequence ATGAAACTACGAATGGAATGCATCTTTCGAGACCGGGTGGGCATCGTGTCCGACCTTTCCTCGCTGCTGGCCGGGCAGGCGCTGTCCATCGTCTCCATGGAAGTGGAGCGCCGCCCCGGCGGTGCGGCGGCCACCCCCTCCACGTGCGCCATTTCCGGCCTGACCCCCGGCCCGGCTTCCGCCCCCTCTCCGGTCCCTGCCCCGGCTCACGCCCCTGCGCCCGGCATGGACCGCGCCTTCGTGTACCTGGAGGCGGACAGCTCGCGCGACGTGGACCGCGCCGCCCTGTTCGAGACGCTGGGCCGCATCCCCGATCTGCTGGAATTCCGCATCGTGGACACCCTGCCCGCCGAGGAGCGCGCCAACCGCTTTCTGGTGCTGCTGGACAACCTGCGCGACGGGGTGCTGTCCATCGACGCCGAGGGGCGGGTGACCTCCATCAACAAGGTGGCCCGCGAGGCCTACGGGTGTGCCGGGGCACCGGGCGTGTCCGGTACATCGGGCTCGCCGGGCGGCACCCCCGCCGCCGACCTGTCCGGCCTGCCGCTGGACGCACTGGGCCTGCCCGACCGGGGCATCCTGGATTGCCTGTCCGGGCGCGAACTGGTGGACGCCAAGCGCGAGGTGGCCACCCCGGGCGGCGGGCGGCTGCAATTCTTTGTCACCCGCAGGCCCATCCGCGACGGCGAAGGGCGCATCATCGGCGCGGTGGAAGTGGCCCGCGACATGCGCGAAATCCGCAAGCTGGCCCGCTCCATCACCGAGCCCGCGCAGGTGACCTTCGGCGACATCGTGGGCCAGCACCCGGCCATCGGCTTTGCCATTTCGTTTGCCCGGCGCGTGGCCGCCGCCGATTCCATCATCGCCATCCGGGGTGAAAGCGGCACCGGCAAGGAGCTGTTCGCGCGGGCCATCCACACCGCCAGCGGGCGGCAGGGGCCGTTCGTGCCGGTGAACTGCGCGGCCTTGCCGGAACAGCTGCTGGAAAGCGAGCTGTTCGGCTACGAGGCCGGAGCCTTCACCGGCGGGCGGCGCGAGGGCAAGCCCGGCCTGTTCGAGACGGCGCGCGGCGGCACGGTGCTGCTGGACGAGATAGGCGACATGCCGCTGGCCTCGCAGGCCAAGATGTTGCGGGTGATGCAGGAGGGCAGCGTGCGCCGGGTGGGCGGCACGGCGGAGGTGCCCGTGGACGTGCGCATCATCACCGCCACCAACCGCACCCTGGAGCGGCTGGTGGAGGAAGGGCGCTTCCGGCAGGACCTGTACTACCGCATCAACGTGTTGCCCATTCACATTCCGCCGCTGAAGGAACGGCCCGAGGACATCGCCGTGCTGGCCGAGCACTTTCTGCTGGGGCTGGCCGCCCGGCTGGGCGGGCCGGTGCGCACCCTTTCGCCGGGGGCGCTGGCGCGCCTTGCGGGCCACCACTGGCCGGGCAACGTGCGCGAACTGAAGAACGTGGTGGAACGCGCCGCCATCCTGTGCCCGGACGATGCGGTGGGTGCGCGGTTCATCCTGTTTGCCCACGAGCTGGAAGGCGGGCTGTTCGGCGAGTCGGCCCGGCTGGCCGACGGCGTGGCCGATACCGTGGCCGATGCGGCGGCGCTGGCCTCTGGCCACGAGCATCATGGGGATGGCGAGGGGCGGCTCAAGGACATGATTGCCGTTTTTGAAAAACGGATCATCGTCGATGCCGTGGCCGCCGCAGGCAGTGTGCGCAAGGCGGCGAGAAAGCTTGGAATTTCCCATACCGCCCTGCTCGACAAGCTGCGGCGGCATGGTTTGAGAATGGTCTGA